A stretch of the Rhinoderma darwinii isolate aRhiDar2 chromosome 3, aRhiDar2.hap1, whole genome shotgun sequence genome encodes the following:
- the LOC142748376 gene encoding uncharacterized protein LOC142748376 produces the protein MIMMMMMDVRVLLLILLTVAPCDVEGLVTRRTAVTTPTMPLPAATLEEILGYTAVAVFDTFLFAVIGALIYFIYKLHQFVRQDPAEGELKEVVVEKPAAPKKEPSVKITASSEDLKNNVAHLPAAPKLEPSAFMTALKFLKKCCGKKNSYKLHQQPMEDELKEVVVEKTAANTSSPKEKLKDDMAQIPAAPKLDPSAFTTAPKKDPKINVVQIPAAPKLDLSAFTTAPKKDLKIDVGQIPAAPKLDLTAFTTAPKKDPKIDVVLIPAAPKLDLTAFTTAPKKDPEIDVVQIPAAPKLDLSAFTTAPKKGSKIDVVQIPAAPKLDLSAFTTAPKKDLKIDVVQIPTAPKLDLSAFKTASKKDIKNDMAQIPAAPKLDMSAFKTAPKKDIKNDMAQIPAAPKLELSAFVSAPKKDLTNKAQKADAAMKEQSARTTAQSADLQNIVAKEPVVWREIPKLEHTEFMNTLSELLKKRCGQ, from the exons atgattatgatgatgatgatggatgtgAGAGTTTTGCTGCTTATTTTGCTGACTGTCGCCCCATGTGATGTAGAAGGTCTGGTAACTAGAAGAACAGCAG TGACCACCCCTACCATGCCCCTGCCAGCTGCCACTCTGGAGGAAATCCTTGGTTACACCGCTGTGGCAGTATTTGACACCTTCCTGTTCGCTGTGATTGGGGCCCTGATATATTTTATCTACAAATTGCACCAATTCGTGCGTCAGGACCCAGCAGAGGGCGAGCTAAAGGAAGTTGTTGTGGAGAAGCCGGCTGCTCCAAAGAAAGAGCCGAGTGTAAAAATCACAGCTTCGAGCGAGGATCTAAAAAacaatgtggcccacttaccagcTGCCCCGAAGCTAGAGCCGAGTGCATTTATGACTGCACTAAAATTCCTAAAGAAATGCTGTGgtaagaaaaacagctacaaattgCACCAACAGCCAATGGAGGATGAGCTAAAGGAAGTTGTTGTGGAAAAGACAGCTGCAAATACCAGCTCACCAAAGGAAAAGCTAAAAGACGATATGGCCCAGATACCAGCTGCTCCAAAACTAGACCCGAGTGCATTTACCACCGCACCAAAAAAAGATCCAAAAATCAATGTGGTCCAGATACCAGCTGCTCCGAAGCTAGACCTGAGTGCATTTACCACTGCACCAAAGAAAGATCTAAAAATCGATGTTGGCCAAATACCGGCTGCTCCGAAGCTAGACCTGACTGCATTTACCACTGCACCAAAGAAAGATCCAAAAATTGATGTGGTCCTGATACCGGCTGCTCCGAAGCTAGACCTAACTGCATTTACCACTGCACCAAAGAAAGATCCAGAAATTGATGTGGTCCAGATACCGGCTGCTCCGAAGCTAGACCTGAGTGCATTTACCACTGCACCAAAGAAAGGTTCAAAAATTGATGTGGTCCAGATACCGGCTGCTCCGAAGCTAGACCTGAGTGCATTTACCACCGCACCAAAGAAAGATCTAAAAATCGATGTGGTCCAGATACCGACTGCTCCGAAGCTAGACCTGAGTGCATTTAAAACCGCATCAAAGAAAGATATTAAAAATGATATGGCCCAGATACCAGCTGCTCCGAAGCTAGACATGAGTGCATTtaaaactgcaccaaagaaaGATATTAAAAATGATATGGCCCAGATACCAGCTGCTCCGAAGTTAGAGTTGAGTGCATTTGTCTCCGCACCGAAAAAAGATCTAACAAACAAGGCCCAAAAAGCAGATGCTGCTATGAAAGAGCAAAGTGCAAGAACCACCGCACAGAgcgcagatctgcagaacattgtggCCAAGGAACCAGTTGTCTGGAGGGAAATACCAAAGCTGGAGCACACTGAATTCATGAACACACTGAGTGAACTGCTAAAGAAACGCTGTGGTCAATAA